A portion of the Edaphobacter bradus genome contains these proteins:
- the phoU gene encoding phosphate signaling complex protein PhoU — MPRINFQQQLVALKDKLLAMAALSQQALSLALEAYLTNDLSLCEHVKEIEAAINAAEREVDEMAYDLLAKEQPMAIDLRFILSVIKINGDLERIGDQASGIAHRAGAQRGLEQIELPIDIPDMGEKVGIMIRRAIQSLLEADAKLAESVLAMDDEIDDMNRIVQAELVEVMQKHPEISGQALNAIIVSRNLERSADHATNIAEDVIFWVRGSDVRHKFSLAQAE; from the coding sequence ATGCCGCGCATTAACTTCCAACAGCAACTTGTCGCATTGAAAGACAAACTCCTCGCCATGGCTGCCTTGTCGCAGCAGGCCCTCTCGCTTGCGCTCGAAGCCTACCTCACCAACGACTTGAGCCTATGCGAGCACGTCAAGGAGATCGAGGCCGCCATCAACGCCGCCGAGCGCGAGGTCGATGAGATGGCCTACGACCTGCTCGCCAAAGAACAGCCCATGGCCATCGACCTGCGCTTCATCCTCTCCGTCATCAAGATCAACGGCGACCTCGAGCGTATCGGCGACCAGGCCTCCGGCATTGCGCATCGCGCCGGAGCACAGCGGGGACTGGAGCAGATCGAGCTTCCGATCGACATCCCCGACATGGGCGAGAAGGTCGGCATCATGATTCGCCGCGCCATTCAGTCTCTCCTCGAAGCTGACGCCAAGCTGGCCGAGTCGGTCCTCGCCATGGATGACGAGATCGACGACATGAACCGGATCGTCCAGGCCGAGTTGGTCGAAGTAATGCAGAAACATCCCGAGATCAGCGGCCAGGCGCTCAACGCCATCATCGTCTCGCGCAACCTCGAGCGCTCCGCCGACCACGCCACCAACATCGCCGAGGACGTCATCTTCTGGGTGCGAGGCTCCGACGTGCGCCATAAGTTCTCGCTCGCCCAGGCGGAATAA
- a CDS encoding sodium:solute symporter family transporter — protein sequence MSAHNLGSISRLCRYTLAGMPSAVPSLHLHTLDLGLIAAYLVGITLFGLRFRNGKKPASRSLESYFLADRSIPWWAIALSIVSAETSTLTIISIPGVAFAGDFGFLQVVLGYLVGRVVVAALFLPRYFKGSMLTAYQLIDQRFGHTLHKVTAGLFLITRAAAEGVRVFAVSIVVSIAIGTGDVISIALISALTLLYTFEGGMAAVIWTDVVQMFIYIAGTIVAIATLGTHVPGGWGQIHEVAAAAGKFHLFSFAVNLTQSYTFWAGLLGGAFLTMASHGTDQLMVQRMLAARNLRESRIALLSSGAVILLQFTLFLFIGAGLYVFYGLHPASFTSADRIFPTFIVREMPVGVAGLLIAAILAAAMSNLSAALNSLSSTTVVDFYMHWRPKADDRERIMISRSSTLLWALVLFAIAVYSIKAGGHGHVVEIGLSIASVAYGALLGVFLLGTLTRYATQAGAILGMVVGFALNMALWLQPAPIHLANLPLLGDTTLPRVAFTWYVLIGAAVTFAIGSLASLIFRKQPARKAVAAAIIACLSLLSSRTLSAAEGEESASPTSTQVSTTTTAPDFTPISALINDAIEQKKLPGAVVVVGHDNHIVFEKAYGNRKLAGEPGLDGKPSAAEPMTEDTIFDMASLTKCLATATAIMQLYEQGKFQFDDPVAKYLPEFAANGKEKVTIRELLTHYSGLPPDVSLKDSWGLAAPDKAEGIKRAMESTLANPPGTKFVYSDINFITLGVLVEKLSGQPLDVYVEQQIFKPLGMMSTFYHPFDKTCGPVIRTGAAIQPGPHPRLPMHMVCPQNTWSPTALDPETAPTAHDDELNAEVNPDFDHLLRGTVHDPTTRRMGGVAGHAGVFSTAHDIALYADALLEKFLHNKGPFPLKQSTLQLMAKPEQPATAQEGATIFTPDGQPTKGVAARGFGWDINTAFSRPRGSVFPIGSFGHTGFTGTTLWMDPQSDTYIILLSNAIHPRGNPPISTLRGQVATAAAQALHLEALSFSKPNGVCTCTHCAGCPGLSVDSTVSLINSHLSAGIQVLTGIDALESTHYQTLTEVSHRHGNHLRLGLLTNQSGLDSNGRRTIDLLATEAAKHVPGLALTTLFSPEHGIFGKQDTTDISAETDPTTHLPVVSLYGAKPEQRHPSHEQLKDLDAVVIDLQDAGVRFYTYETVTGYFLEAAANEKALGHSLEIIVLDRPNIIGGEQVQGPVSDTGHESYTNYMPLPIRHGMTLGELARYINGERRLPSPTSRNVQVPLEALLTVVPLQSWSRAQYFDETHLPWTNPSPNLRNVTEATLYPGVALLEMTNLSVGRGTDHPFEQLGAPYIDAAALTAYLTSRKIPGVAFTASTITVAEDANHYPYHGQTIPALHITLTDRRQLDSPELGIELLTALNRLYPAQFNLSKAERLLVSVNTMLALENKEDPRKIAASWSAELDAFKQRREPYLLYH from the coding sequence GTGAGCGCGCACAATCTGGGCAGCATTTCCCGCCTCTGCCGCTATACACTCGCTGGTATGCCCTCTGCAGTACCTTCACTTCACCTTCATACTCTGGACCTTGGCCTCATCGCCGCCTATCTGGTTGGGATTACCCTCTTCGGCCTGCGTTTTCGCAACGGCAAAAAGCCTGCCTCACGCTCGCTTGAGAGCTACTTCCTTGCCGACCGCTCCATCCCCTGGTGGGCCATCGCGCTCTCCATCGTCTCCGCCGAGACTAGCACCCTGACCATCATCAGCATTCCTGGCGTGGCCTTCGCAGGGGACTTCGGCTTTCTACAGGTTGTGCTGGGCTACCTGGTCGGACGCGTCGTCGTAGCGGCGCTGTTTCTGCCGCGATACTTCAAAGGCAGCATGCTGACGGCTTACCAACTCATCGATCAGCGCTTCGGCCACACCCTTCACAAGGTCACCGCAGGCCTGTTTCTCATCACGCGCGCCGCTGCCGAGGGAGTGCGCGTCTTCGCCGTCTCCATCGTGGTCAGCATCGCCATCGGAACCGGAGACGTCATCTCTATCGCGCTTATCTCCGCGCTCACGCTGCTCTACACCTTCGAGGGAGGCATGGCAGCCGTCATCTGGACCGACGTCGTGCAGATGTTCATCTATATCGCCGGCACAATCGTCGCCATCGCCACACTCGGCACGCACGTTCCCGGAGGATGGGGGCAGATCCACGAGGTCGCCGCAGCAGCGGGCAAGTTCCACCTCTTCAGCTTCGCCGTGAACCTCACCCAGTCCTATACCTTCTGGGCCGGGCTGCTCGGCGGAGCCTTCCTCACCATGGCGTCGCACGGTACAGACCAGCTCATGGTGCAGCGCATGCTGGCCGCGCGCAACCTGCGCGAGTCGCGCATTGCGCTGCTCAGCTCCGGCGCCGTGATCCTGCTGCAGTTCACGCTCTTCCTCTTCATCGGAGCTGGGCTATACGTCTTCTACGGCCTGCACCCTGCCAGCTTCACGAGCGCCGACCGCATCTTCCCCACCTTCATCGTGCGCGAGATGCCCGTCGGCGTAGCAGGCCTGCTCATCGCAGCGATTCTCGCGGCGGCGATGTCGAACCTCTCCGCCGCGCTCAACTCCCTCTCCTCCACTACCGTCGTAGACTTTTACATGCACTGGCGACCCAAGGCCGACGACCGCGAACGTATTATGATCTCCCGCTCCTCTACACTGCTCTGGGCGCTTGTCCTCTTTGCCATCGCCGTCTACAGCATTAAGGCCGGCGGCCACGGCCACGTCGTCGAGATCGGCCTCTCCATCGCCTCGGTCGCGTATGGCGCCCTCCTCGGAGTCTTCCTGCTGGGCACGCTCACGCGCTACGCCACGCAAGCCGGAGCGATCCTTGGCATGGTCGTGGGCTTTGCTCTGAATATGGCGCTGTGGCTGCAGCCCGCGCCCATCCACCTGGCCAACCTGCCGCTGCTTGGCGACACTACGCTCCCCCGCGTGGCCTTCACCTGGTATGTGCTCATCGGAGCAGCCGTCACCTTCGCCATCGGCTCCCTCGCCAGCCTCATCTTCCGCAAACAACCTGCCAGAAAGGCCGTCGCCGCTGCCATCATTGCCTGCCTTTCTTTGTTGTCATCCCGCACCCTGAGCGCAGCCGAAGGGGAGGAATCTGCTTCTCCCACGAGCACGCAAGTCTCCACGACGACAACGGCCCCTGATTTCACCCCCATCTCCGCGCTCATCAACGACGCCATCGAGCAGAAAAAGCTCCCCGGAGCAGTCGTGGTCGTCGGCCACGACAACCACATCGTCTTCGAAAAGGCTTACGGCAACCGCAAGCTCGCCGGCGAGCCCGGTCTCGACGGAAAGCCATCCGCTGCCGAACCCATGACCGAAGACACCATCTTCGACATGGCCTCGCTCACCAAGTGCCTCGCCACCGCGACCGCCATCATGCAGCTATACGAACAGGGCAAATTCCAGTTCGACGACCCCGTCGCCAAATACCTTCCCGAGTTCGCCGCCAACGGAAAAGAGAAGGTCACCATCCGCGAACTCCTCACCCACTATTCCGGCCTCCCGCCCGACGTCAGCCTCAAAGATTCGTGGGGCCTCGCCGCACCTGACAAGGCCGAAGGCATCAAGCGCGCGATGGAATCAACCCTCGCCAATCCCCCGGGCACGAAGTTCGTTTACTCCGACATCAACTTCATCACGCTTGGTGTGCTGGTGGAGAAGCTCAGCGGGCAGCCGCTCGATGTTTATGTAGAGCAGCAAATCTTCAAGCCCCTGGGGATGATGTCCACCTTCTACCACCCCTTCGACAAAACATGCGGTCCCGTCATTCGCACGGGGGCGGCGATACAACCCGGGCCTCATCCCCGCCTGCCGATGCACATGGTCTGCCCGCAGAATACCTGGAGCCCTACTGCCCTCGATCCTGAGACCGCCCCCACAGCGCACGACGATGAGTTGAACGCCGAGGTTAATCCCGACTTCGACCATCTCCTCCGCGGCACCGTCCACGACCCCACCACCCGCCGCATGGGCGGAGTAGCCGGCCACGCCGGAGTCTTCTCCACGGCGCACGACATCGCGCTCTACGCCGATGCCCTGCTCGAAAAATTCCTGCACAACAAGGGACCCTTCCCGCTCAAGCAGTCCACCCTACAGCTGATGGCGAAGCCTGAGCAGCCCGCAACCGCGCAGGAGGGCGCGACCATCTTCACTCCAGACGGCCAGCCCACCAAGGGCGTCGCCGCGCGTGGCTTCGGCTGGGACATCAACACTGCGTTCTCGCGCCCGCGCGGATCAGTCTTCCCAATCGGCAGCTTCGGCCACACCGGCTTCACCGGCACCACGCTCTGGATGGACCCGCAGTCCGACACCTACATCATCCTGCTCTCGAACGCTATCCACCCGCGCGGTAACCCGCCCATCTCTACTCTGCGCGGACAGGTCGCCACTGCTGCGGCGCAGGCGCTCCATCTTGAGGCTCTTTCTTTCTCTAAGCCAAATGGTGTGTGCACATGCACTCATTGCGCAGGCTGCCCGGGACTCTCCGTTGATTCGACGGTGTCTCTGATCAATTCGCATCTCAGCGCTGGCATTCAGGTCCTCACCGGTATCGACGCCCTCGAATCCACCCACTACCAGACCCTCACCGAAGTCTCCCACCGCCACGGCAACCACCTCCGCCTCGGCCTGCTCACCAATCAATCCGGCCTCGACTCCAATGGCCGCCGCACCATCGACTTGCTCGCCACCGAAGCAGCAAAACACGTTCCCGGCCTGGCCCTCACCACCCTCTTCTCCCCCGAACACGGCATCTTCGGCAAGCAGGACACCACCGACATCTCTGCCGAGACCGACCCCACCACCCACCTCCCCGTCGTCAGCCTCTACGGAGCCAAGCCCGAGCAGCGCCATCCTTCGCACGAGCAACTCAAAGACCTCGACGCTGTCGTCATCGACCTCCAGGACGCCGGCGTCCGCTTCTACACCTACGAGACCGTCACCGGCTACTTCCTCGAAGCCGCCGCGAACGAGAAAGCCCTCGGCCACTCGCTCGAAATCATCGTCCTCGACCGGCCCAACATCATCGGCGGCGAGCAGGTGCAGGGCCCCGTCTCCGACACTGGCCACGAGTCCTACACCAACTACATGCCGCTGCCCATCCGACACGGCATGACGCTCGGCGAGCTGGCCCGCTACATCAATGGCGAGCGCCGCCTCCCGTCACCGACTTCGCGCAACGTTCAGGTTCCGCTCGAAGCTCTACTCACCGTCGTTCCGCTGCAGAGTTGGTCACGCGCGCAGTATTTCGACGAGACGCATCTTCCGTGGACCAATCCCAGCCCCAACCTCCGCAACGTGACCGAGGCGACGCTCTACCCCGGCGTGGCACTGCTTGAGATGACCAACCTCTCCGTCGGCCGCGGTACCGACCACCCCTTCGAGCAGCTCGGCGCGCCCTACATCGACGCGGCCGCCCTCACCGCCTACCTCACCAGCCGCAAAATCCCCGGCGTCGCGTTCACCGCATCCACCATCACGGTCGCCGAGGACGCCAACCACTACCCCTACCACGGCCAGACCATCCCCGCGCTGCACATCACGCTCACCGACCGGCGCCAACTCGACTCCCCCGAGCTCGGCATCGAGCTTCTCACCGCGCTCAACCGCCTCTACCCTGCACAGTTCAATCTGTCTAAAGCCGAACGGCTGCTGGTCAGCGTCAACACCATGCTCGCGCTCGAGAACAAGGAAGACCCCCGCAAGATCGCGGCCTCATGGTCGGCCGAACTCGACGCATTCAAGCAGCGCCGCGAGCCTTATCTCCTTTATCACTGA
- a CDS encoding N-acetylglucosamine kinase: MSFFLAIDAGGTKTTGVLADETRILARAVTGTVKLMRVSEGEATSRLRGLLSQLSLEAKVSLADLTRTCIGLAGLSIEAVREWAEREIGEVVGGELLLCGDQEIALDGAFRGGEGILVIAGTGSNVIGRASDGTRYSAGGWGPALGDEGSGFWIGQEALRGGFWARDRNIPTVLLEEISEFWKLESIGEIVEKANLRPGPDFAALTPVVVKCAEQGDDLAKAILERAGEELAEQVSLVAVKMLETGTNGEVGLAYTGSVIEHVGIVRESMVRALKQSAPRVKLMEGAVDSLEGALWRARGGGRNA, encoded by the coding sequence ATGAGCTTTTTTCTGGCGATAGATGCAGGTGGGACGAAGACGACAGGCGTGCTTGCCGACGAGACGCGCATCCTGGCGCGGGCCGTTACGGGAACCGTGAAGCTGATGCGAGTGAGCGAGGGGGAGGCGACATCGCGGCTGCGCGGCCTGCTGTCGCAGCTCTCGCTTGAGGCGAAGGTGAGCCTGGCTGATTTGACGCGGACGTGCATCGGGCTGGCAGGCCTTTCCATCGAAGCGGTACGTGAGTGGGCTGAGCGGGAGATCGGCGAGGTCGTTGGCGGCGAGCTTCTGTTGTGCGGCGACCAGGAGATCGCGCTCGACGGCGCATTTCGGGGCGGCGAAGGCATTCTGGTGATCGCCGGCACGGGCTCCAATGTCATCGGACGTGCCTCAGACGGGACCAGGTACAGCGCCGGAGGCTGGGGCCCGGCGCTGGGAGATGAGGGCTCGGGCTTCTGGATCGGGCAGGAGGCGCTGCGCGGGGGCTTCTGGGCGAGAGACCGCAATATTCCGACGGTGCTGCTCGAAGAGATCAGCGAGTTCTGGAAGCTGGAATCGATCGGCGAGATCGTCGAGAAGGCCAATCTCCGTCCCGGGCCGGACTTCGCCGCGCTTACTCCGGTCGTCGTCAAGTGCGCTGAGCAGGGGGACGACCTTGCCAAGGCGATTCTTGAACGCGCCGGGGAAGAGCTTGCCGAACAGGTGTCTCTGGTCGCTGTCAAGATGCTCGAAACAGGAACGAACGGTGAAGTCGGCCTCGCCTATACCGGCAGCGTCATCGAGCACGTGGGCATCGTGCGCGAATCGATGGTGCGTGCGCTCAAGCAGTCGGCCCCGCGCGTGAAGTTGATGGAGGGAGCGGTCGACTCACTTGAAGGCGCGCTGTGGCGCGCGCGGGGGGGCGGACGGAACGCCTGA
- the nagA gene encoding N-acetylglucosamine-6-phosphate deacetylase, whose amino-acid sequence MLQTLAARRLITSSETIDHPVIQVVDGVITSIHSDPRNGAADTTLTSTFFDVHMHGAASHDVMEGTPKAIGAVSRFLAARGVGHYLATTVTAPVEKTLRSLEGIANAIEADAARGEARPIGIHLEGPFISHAKRGVHPPEDIHPPSIALLDRFHQAARGHIRLMTVAPEIPGSIDMITHAVALGIKVSIGHTNATAHETQPAIDAGATSATHTYNAMRPLDHREPGVLGTVLDTEPLFAELICDGIHVAPELVRLWLKAKGEQRGILITDCMSATGMPDGIYMLGNFKVKLSAGRALSADDLAHGKQTLAGSVLTLDRAVANLQRFAGVPLGTAVRMASHTPAMMVGVTDTVANIAAGQPANFNLFNAAGELTQTILSGSVVPAFTF is encoded by the coding sequence ATGCTTCAGACACTCGCAGCACGCCGTCTCATTACATCGTCGGAGACGATTGATCATCCGGTCATCCAGGTCGTCGACGGGGTGATCACGAGCATCCACTCGGACCCGCGAAATGGTGCAGCCGACACGACGCTCACCTCCACCTTCTTCGACGTCCACATGCATGGCGCGGCAAGCCACGACGTGATGGAGGGGACGCCCAAGGCCATCGGCGCGGTGAGCCGCTTTCTCGCCGCGCGCGGCGTAGGCCACTACCTCGCGACAACCGTGACAGCGCCGGTCGAGAAGACGTTGCGCTCCCTCGAAGGAATAGCGAATGCCATTGAGGCGGACGCGGCCCGGGGAGAAGCGCGGCCCATTGGGATTCACCTGGAGGGGCCATTCATCTCCCACGCCAAACGAGGCGTGCATCCGCCTGAAGATATCCATCCGCCCAGCATCGCTCTGCTCGATCGTTTCCATCAGGCGGCCCGCGGCCACATCCGCCTGATGACCGTCGCGCCGGAGATCCCCGGGTCGATCGATATGATTACGCACGCTGTTGCGCTCGGCATCAAGGTCAGCATTGGCCACACGAACGCGACCGCGCACGAGACGCAGCCCGCGATCGACGCCGGAGCCACCAGCGCCACCCACACCTACAACGCGATGCGTCCGCTCGACCATCGCGAACCGGGCGTTCTGGGCACGGTGCTTGATACCGAGCCTCTCTTCGCCGAACTGATCTGCGACGGCATTCACGTCGCTCCCGAACTGGTGCGATTGTGGCTGAAGGCCAAAGGCGAGCAGCGGGGCATCCTTATCACCGACTGCATGTCAGCGACGGGTATGCCAGACGGCATCTACATGCTCGGCAACTTCAAGGTGAAGCTCTCCGCCGGCCGCGCGCTCTCCGCCGACGATCTCGCGCATGGCAAGCAGACGCTTGCCGGCAGCGTGCTCACGCTCGACCGCGCCGTAGCTAATCTGCAACGGTTCGCCGGAGTTCCCCTGGGGACCGCAGTTCGCATGGCCTCGCACACCCCGGCCATGATGGTCGGCGTAACAGACACTGTCGCAAACATTGCTGCTGGCCAGCCGGCGAACTTTAACCTCTTCAACGCGGCAGGCGAGCTGACCCAGACGATCCTGAGCGGCAGCGTGGTTCCTGCGTTTACTTTTTGA
- a CDS encoding beta-N-acetylhexosaminidase — MMVSLLLEVCNWIGSQTPHETANSFTVVYMPSFRAAGRAALFLPFVSLVSLAQPASPSLNLIPIPREVRAGEVQSLASGVRINCAAPCAAEDAFAINDLKSYLASQGVAANTTSPVNLLVVRYGSPMAKSIYKEATPQPADAPSEFPAEMKAEGYVILPDGKGLAITAASDAGIFYALQTVKQLVTGTGTNAVLHTATVRDWPAMQYRGLHDDLSRGPVPTLDFQKKQIRMLAAYKLNVYSPYFEHTMQYTGHPLMAPPGGTLTQAQARKLVAYAANYHVTVIPEQEAFGHLHYLLTWDKYSPIGETPHGQVLAPGQPDGQKLTHDMFNELAGIYPGPFLHLGADETVELGKGQTKAQVDAEGLGPVYLGYLQRIVTDLKPLNRKLLFWGDIAMKEPDLLKQLPDSFKQATIAVPWEYNPQPRGFARFIKPFTDAGFQTWVSPGVNNWSRVYPNWNNALENIQQFTLEGQQLGATGQLNTIWDDDGEALFNANWYGILFGAEAAWHKGEASIPAFQASYGMNFHGDATGKIDQAQKELMAAHKLLKDSPYKTDAQDLLFWQDPWNPDGQRMAAEIRAILPELRLHTERAIALVAEARNANPNLRETDALDVLELGARRMDLIGLKFELTDEIATSYAHAFALQTSTVKEDREDLVRELGGINSVNGKLEDLRNNYSLLRDLYEQAWLKSYRPYFLRNNLERYDLTIQLWLSRMDRVRIAQRQWVNLKTLPPAADLGIPAPPTATTAPENQSPASH; from the coding sequence ATGATGGTTAGTTTGCTCCTTGAGGTATGTAACTGGATTGGATCGCAAACTCCCCACGAAACCGCCAACTCGTTTACCGTGGTTTATATGCCATCGTTTCGTGCCGCAGGACGTGCAGCCCTTTTCCTTCCATTTGTCTCCCTCGTCTCCCTGGCCCAACCTGCTTCTCCGTCACTCAATCTGATCCCGATTCCACGCGAGGTTCGTGCCGGGGAGGTGCAGTCGCTGGCCTCCGGCGTGCGAATCAATTGCGCTGCTCCCTGTGCGGCCGAAGACGCCTTCGCCATCAACGACTTGAAGAGCTATCTCGCCTCGCAGGGCGTCGCGGCGAACACGACCTCGCCGGTGAATCTGCTGGTCGTGCGCTATGGCTCGCCGATGGCAAAGTCTATCTATAAAGAGGCAACGCCTCAGCCTGCCGACGCACCGTCAGAGTTTCCCGCGGAGATGAAGGCGGAGGGATACGTCATCCTCCCGGACGGCAAGGGCTTGGCTATTACGGCCGCGAGCGACGCGGGAATCTTCTATGCCCTGCAGACCGTCAAGCAGCTTGTGACCGGAACCGGCACAAATGCCGTGCTCCACACCGCGACGGTCCGCGATTGGCCGGCGATGCAGTATCGCGGCCTGCACGACGACCTCTCGCGGGGCCCGGTGCCAACGCTGGACTTCCAGAAGAAGCAAATTCGCATGCTGGCTGCCTACAAGCTGAACGTCTACTCGCCATACTTCGAGCACACGATGCAGTACACCGGTCACCCGCTGATGGCTCCGCCGGGGGGCACGCTGACGCAGGCGCAGGCGCGCAAGCTGGTAGCCTATGCGGCGAACTACCACGTCACCGTCATCCCGGAGCAGGAGGCCTTCGGGCACCTGCACTATCTTCTGACATGGGACAAGTATTCGCCGATCGGTGAGACGCCTCACGGACAGGTGCTTGCTCCGGGCCAGCCCGACGGACAGAAACTGACCCACGACATGTTCAACGAGCTCGCCGGAATCTATCCGGGACCGTTCCTGCATCTCGGCGCCGACGAGACCGTGGAGCTGGGCAAGGGACAGACCAAGGCGCAGGTGGATGCGGAGGGGCTCGGGCCGGTGTATCTGGGATACCTGCAGCGGATCGTCACCGATCTGAAGCCGCTGAACCGGAAGCTCCTCTTCTGGGGCGATATCGCGATGAAGGAGCCGGACCTCTTGAAGCAGCTTCCCGACAGCTTCAAGCAGGCGACCATCGCCGTGCCATGGGAGTACAACCCGCAGCCACGCGGGTTTGCGCGGTTCATCAAGCCATTCACCGACGCGGGCTTTCAGACATGGGTCTCACCCGGCGTCAACAACTGGTCGCGCGTTTATCCCAACTGGAACAACGCACTCGAAAACATCCAGCAGTTCACCCTCGAAGGCCAGCAGCTCGGAGCGACCGGACAGCTGAACACCATCTGGGACGACGACGGCGAAGCTCTCTTCAACGCGAACTGGTACGGCATCCTCTTTGGAGCTGAGGCCGCCTGGCACAAGGGCGAGGCATCGATTCCAGCCTTCCAGGCGAGCTATGGCATGAACTTCCACGGCGACGCGACCGGCAAGATCGACCAGGCCCAGAAGGAGTTGATGGCCGCGCACAAGCTCCTGAAGGACTCCCCCTACAAGACCGATGCGCAGGATCTGCTCTTCTGGCAGGACCCGTGGAACCCCGACGGGCAGCGCATGGCGGCTGAGATTCGGGCGATTCTCCCGGAGCTGCGTCTGCACACCGAGCGCGCCATCGCACTGGTCGCCGAGGCCAGGAACGCCAATCCGAACCTGCGTGAAACCGATGCTCTCGATGTGCTGGAGTTGGGAGCGCGGCGAATGGACCTGATCGGGCTGAAGTTCGAACTGACCGACGAGATCGCCACCAGCTACGCGCACGCCTTCGCTCTCCAGACCTCGACCGTCAAGGAGGACCGCGAGGACCTCGTGCGGGAGCTGGGCGGCATCAACAGCGTCAACGGCAAGCTGGAGGACCTGCGCAACAACTACTCGCTGCTGCGCGACCTGTACGAGCAGGCATGGCTCAAGAGCTACCGGCCATACTTCCTGCGCAACAACCTCGAGCGTTACGACCTGACGATTCAGTTGTGGCTCAGCCGCATGGATCGCGTAAGGATTGCGCAGCGCCAGTGGGTCAACTTGAAGACGCTGCCCCCGGCGGCAGACCTGGGGATTCCTGCTCCGCCCACTGCGACAACGGCGCCAGAGAATCAGTCTCCCGCGAGCCACTAA
- the uxaC gene encoding glucuronate isomerase, whose amino-acid sequence MLDPMRLFPADASTRSVTARLYETVKNLPIISPHGHTDPRWFAEDGAFPNPTALFIQPDHYVFRMLYSQGISLESLGIPQNDGKQNADPREVWRVFAKNYYLFRGTPTRLWLDYAFENQFGLKERLNASNADHYYDAIAAELATPAFRPRALYEKFNIEVISTTDSPLDTLEYHKAIRTSGWKGKVLPTFRPDSVIDAEYAGFVQNIEKLGEITGENIGTYKGYLNALRSRREFFKSLGATATDHGHLTAMTADLDPSTAEALYGRILSGRSVPQEQEIFQAQMLTEMAGMSVEDGLTMQLHPGSVRNHNRLLYEQFGRDKGADIPSATEYTRNLRPLLNKYGNDPRLTFILFTLDETTYSRELAPLAGHYPALRLGPAWWFNDSPEGMMRFREQTTETAGFYNTVGFNDDTRAFLSIPARHDVARRIDCAFLGRLVAEHRLDEDEAFELIVDLTVNLAKKAYKL is encoded by the coding sequence ATGCTTGACCCCATGCGATTGTTTCCTGCCGACGCGTCTACGCGATCGGTTACTGCGAGGTTGTACGAGACTGTAAAGAACCTGCCGATTATCTCTCCACACGGTCACACTGACCCTCGCTGGTTCGCCGAAGACGGCGCATTTCCGAACCCCACCGCGCTCTTCATTCAACCCGACCATTACGTCTTCCGCATGCTCTACTCGCAGGGCATTTCGCTTGAGTCGCTGGGAATACCGCAGAACGACGGAAAGCAGAACGCCGACCCGCGCGAGGTCTGGCGTGTCTTCGCGAAGAACTACTATCTCTTCCGCGGCACTCCGACGCGTCTGTGGCTCGACTATGCTTTCGAAAACCAGTTCGGGCTGAAGGAGCGTCTGAACGCGAGCAACGCCGATCACTACTACGACGCCATCGCTGCGGAACTGGCGACTCCGGCGTTCCGTCCCCGCGCTCTCTACGAGAAGTTCAACATCGAGGTCATCTCGACCACTGACTCTCCCCTAGACACGCTGGAATACCACAAGGCCATTCGCACTTCAGGCTGGAAGGGGAAGGTTCTTCCAACCTTCCGCCCCGACTCCGTGATCGACGCTGAGTACGCGGGCTTCGTCCAGAACATCGAGAAGCTCGGCGAGATTACCGGCGAGAACATCGGAACCTACAAGGGCTATCTCAACGCGCTGAGAAGTCGCCGCGAGTTCTTCAAGTCGCTCGGAGCCACGGCGACCGACCACGGCCACCTTACGGCCATGACTGCAGACCTTGATCCTTCCACCGCAGAGGCTCTCTACGGCCGCATTCTCTCAGGCCGCTCCGTGCCGCAGGAGCAGGAGATCTTCCAGGCCCAGATGCTCACCGAGATGGCCGGCATGTCCGTTGAAGACGGCCTGACCATGCAGCTCCACCCAGGCTCGGTGCGCAATCACAACCGGCTGCTCTACGAGCAATTCGGCCGCGACAAGGGTGCCGATATACCGTCGGCCACCGAGTACACGCGCAACCTGCGGCCTCTGCTCAACAAGTATGGCAACGATCCACGCCTGACCTTCATTCTCTTCACGCTCGACGAAACGACCTACTCGCGCGAACTGGCTCCGCTGGCCGGGCACTATCCTGCTCTGCGCCTCGGCCCCGCCTGGTGGTTCAACGACTCGCCTGAGGGCATGATGCGCTTCCGCGAGCAGACCACGGAGACGGCGGGCTTCTACAACACCGTCGGCTTCAATGACGACACGCGTGCCTTCCTCTCCATTCCAGCGCGCCACGATGTCGCACGGCGCATCGATTGCGCATTCCTGGGCCGTCTCGTGGCTGAGCACCGGCTCGATGAAGATGAGGCGTTCGAGCTTATCGTCGATCTAACGGTCAACCTGGCGAAGAAGGCCTACAAGCTATAG